In the genome of Triticum urartu cultivar G1812 chromosome 5, Tu2.1, whole genome shotgun sequence, one region contains:
- the LOC125507094 gene encoding E3 ubiquitin-protein ligase SINA-like 10, producing the protein MVYYCTGGGEIMQTEQEQDPTMELSKVSMDLTVLHYPLCLRPLTPPVYECKGGHLSCADCRVERPGNQRQCQKCERGGGFDVKNTVVDSVLSSVRVECPHEGYGLYVTYHKLADHQSVCPLAPYKCPVPVCGYEGPPPALYHHISTAHPMPVHRIQYGKVLQLQVPLSEPRLLLFAEEDRRAFFLVGGVLNIGALIAVSVVCIRAGASPLPHYLAKLWANGLPGEPKGTTDAVKVEMEVTSSKDPGDVDVQELTFLTVPPKLLAGAKLVSLHIQIDKLTS; encoded by the exons ATGGtgtactactgcactggagga ggcgagatcatgcagACTGAACAGGAACAGGACCCGACGATGGAGCTCTCTAAggtctcgatggacctcaccgtgctccactaccccttgtgcctccgccccttgacacctccagtgtatgag tgcaagggagggcacctgTCCTGCGCGGATTGCCGCGTCGAGCGCCCCGGGAACCAGCGGCAGTGCCAGAAGTGCGAGCGCGGAGGTGGCTTCGATGTGAAGAACACGGTGGTGGACTCCGTCCTTTCGtcggtgagggtggagtgcccgcacgaaggctatgggctctacgtcacttaccacaagctcgccgatcaccagagcgtgtgtccgctcgcgccctacaaatgccccgtgcccgtctgcggctacgaaggcccgccgccggcgctctaccaccacatcagcaccgcgCATCCCATGCCCGTGCACAGGATCCAGTACGGCAAGGTGCTCCAGCTGCAAGTGCCACTGTCGGAGCCACGGCTCTTGCTGTTCGCGGAGGAGGACCGCCGCGCGTTTTTCTTGGTCGGCGGCGTGCTCAACATCGGCGCGCTTATCGCCGTGTCGGTCGTCTGCATCAGAGCGGGGGCGTCCCCACTGCCGCACTACTTGGCCAAGCTATGGGCGAACGGCCTAccgggggagcccaaaggcacgaccgacgctgtcaaggtggaaatggaggtgacaagcagcaAGGATCCCGGCGATGTCGACGTGCAGGAGCTGACCTTCTTGACAGTTCCGCCCAAGCTGCTGGCCGGGGCTAAGCTtgtgtccctccacattcagattgacaagctcacgtCCTAA